Proteins encoded by one window of Haematobia irritans isolate KBUSLIRL chromosome 2, ASM5000362v1, whole genome shotgun sequence:
- the LOC142223765 gene encoding uncharacterized protein LOC142223765 codes for MLTEVEIKEEPLDENEIQQEMFNKREGEVSLPKQQQHLQINVKNDSNNSNGGHFHIVEERDQVITVSAADMKTNDELQFIEKLQTTKDPSLLSNIVGTCPKCLKKFSNITMFTEHTRRNHCVSKRKCPACPLTFIDTPSLQKHLNMHRDNLFFCSRNCGENFKNLPLCEQHERRVHKLQNPPKIRYKHFCSYCREGFKTELQLHVHWLQQSMGCGKLMQEVVALLFYTASIESNNNNSSSENKNEDNTLGAIKRPIPSTLPVTKLRLKSNLPPLHASKRPIEPVANDMDINQKRSKIMDNIKEKISMPEQMLFNVNTDIQIKEEPVDEEDVINTTPLVPEVIIKTEEENQKLIEPKEEMETPTSDKPIEMKSLLINDNKELNPELQGKIIPMILQKNTGKQMKIQPPPLQMIANCNNNSIVTNNNVKIFPSNKLEKSNNSNIVSNIIPVHNISNQGNTTIV; via the exons atgttaacgGAGGTAGAAATAAAAGAAGAACCACTGGATGAAAATGAAATTCAACAGGAAATGTTCAACAAGCGTGAAGGAGAAGTGAGTTTGCCGAAACAGCAGCAGCATTTGCAAATTAATGTGAAAA ATGATTCTAACAACTCGAACGGTGGACATTTCCACATTGTTGAAGAAAGAGACCAAGTTATTACTGTAAGTGCCGCCGACATGAAGACCAATGATGAGCTtcaattcattgaaaagttgcaAACAACCAAG GATCCGTCTTTGCTGTCCAACATTGTGGGAACATGTCCCAAATGcttgaaaaaattctccaatATCACGATGTTTACGGAGCATACCAGACGTAATCATTGCGTATCGAAACGAAAATGTCCTGCATGCCCCTTAACTTTTATCGATACGCCATCCTTGCAAAAACATCTGAATATGCATCGTGATAATTTATTCTTTTGTTCCCGCAATTGTGGcgagaattttaaaaatcttccTCTATGTGAACAACATGAACGACGGGTTCATAAGTTG caaaatccaccaaaaattcGCTATAAACATTTCTGTTCATATTGTCGTGAGGGATTCAAAACAGAATTGCAATTGCATGTTCATTGGTTGCAACAGAGTATGGGATGTGGAAAGCTAATGCAAGAGGTAGTTGCTTTACTTTTCTACACAGCCTCCATCGAATCAAACAATAATAATTCGTCATCTGAGAACAAGAATGAGGATAATACTTTAGGTGCCATTAAACGTCCAATACCATCGACATTGCCTGTAACAAAATTaagattaaaatcaaatttaccacCTTTGCATGCTAGCAAAAGGCCAATTGAGCCCGTAGCAAATGATATGGATATTAATCAGAAACGATCTAAAATCATGgataatataaaagaaaaaatatcaatgcCTGAACAAATGCTTTTTAATGTCAACACCGATATACAAATTAAAGAAGAACCAGTAGACGAGGAAGATGTTATAAATACTACACCCTTGGTTCCGGAGGTTATTATAAAGACTGAagaggaaaatcaaaaattaattgaacccaAAGAAGAAATGGAAACACCAACGTCTGACaagccaatagaaatgaaatcgttATTAATAAATGATAACAAAGAATTGAATCCTGAATTACAAGGAAAGATAATACCTatgatattacaaaaaaatactgGTAAACAGATGAAGATACAACCACCGCCCTTACAGATGATTGCCAATTGTAACAATAATTCCATTGTGACTAATAATAATGTGAAAATATTTCCTTCGAACAAACTCGAGAAATCGAACAATAGTAATATTGTGTCCAATATTATTCCGGTCCATAACATTTCCAATCAAGGTAATACAACAATAgtctaa
- the LOC142223764 gene encoding uncharacterized protein LOC142223764 yields the protein MGFKVIPAPKMSLQIIKLVPSTNGQMMTLPNTQLGQQPQIITNFNNNNNIQQPMNILKLQNFPTIIGQPVITLPSPNMPASLDQTPNLQNTSGANHSSVAQPAIVAEQKQTFSFTLDSSSLSNNEFTKIQTEALQTAEKHRIQYISKKNLIAIESLPEKKQLIDTMKQQIAKVAVASSSDTSLEETGKEADSTQEQAVPLLKITKDVTSTLTTPDSPPTLYLPIMTSVDVELVELRFKYPNFVYKWICPYCLKDYDIKRCLKSHLMKSHNLTNRDMEKINVQAKAFINEDVKIDPSTTAPKTESTSMETIKTSPPTLQADNSSSNSSLDSVKMSALKNVNHRYVCDKCGRKCSSKTMLNDHISANCSREPQYPCSECPKKFYSSSTLQCHMTIHTGELPHKCNYCDKRFRTRGQVTVHHRIHTGEKPFVCQVCSQRFTHRETLIAHLSRHLGMKRYRCYGCDKHFSCISALKTHREIRPDTCGKVKFNPRAIGPRVRVVRGNVIFEAQPEINPYLRSEDPANVLADLQNQPESVK from the exons ATGGGCTTTAAAGTTATACCAGCTCCCAAGATGTcattacaaataataaaattggttCCCTCCACTAATGGACAAATGATGACATTACCAAATACTCAACTGGGACAGCAACCtcaaataataacaaattttaacaacaataataatatacaACAACCTATGAATATTcttaaattgcaaaattttccaacaatAATTGGGCAACCGGTTATAACGCTGCCATCTCCAAATATGCCTGCATCACTAGATCAGACTcccaatttacaaaatactagCGGTGCAAATCACAGCTCAGTGGCCCAGCCTGCCATTGTCGCCGAACAAAAACAGACTTTTTCCTTTACTTTAGATTCATCATCATTGTCGAACAATGAGTTTACAAAAATTCAAACTGAGGCATTGCAAACTGCTGAAAAACATCGTATCCAATATAtatcgaagaaaaatttaatagccATAGAAAGTTTGCCAGAGAAAAAACAATTGATCGATACAATGAAACAACAAATTGCCAAAGTTGCTGTAGCCTCATCATCTGATACTAGTTTGGAAGAGACGGGAAAAGAAGCTGATTCCACACAAGAACAAGCAGTTCCACTTTTGAAAATTACAAAGGATGTTACCAGCACATTGACAACGCCAGATAGTCCACCCACATTGTATTTACCCATAATGACTTCCGTCGATGTGGAATTAGTTGAATTACGTTTTAAATATCCCAACTTTGTATATAAATGGATTTGTCCATATTGCCTGAAAGACTATGATATAAAGCGTTGCCTCAAGAGTCATTTGATGAAGTCACACAATCTAACCAACCGTGATATGGAAAAAATCAATGTTCAGGCTAAAGCATTTATCAATGAGG atgTTAAAATTGATCCTTCAACGACAGCACCAAAAACAGAGTCAACATCTATGGAAACAATTAAAACATCGCCGCCTACTCTCCAAGCAGATAATTCCTCTTCTAACTCATCGTTGGATTCGGTTAAAATGTCAGCTCTGAAGAATGTAAATCATCGTTATGTTTGTGATAAATGCGGACGAAAATGTTCCTCGAAAACCATGTTAAATGATCATATATCGGCAAATTGTAGCCGTGAGCCACAATATCCATGTAGTGAATGTCCAAAAAAGTTCTATTCTTCCAGTACGTTACAGTGTCATATGACTATACATACAG GTGAATTGCCACACAAATGTAACTATTGTGACAAACGTTTTCGAACTAGGGGCCAAGTGACAGTCCATCACCGTATTCATACGGGCGAAAAACCATTTGTTTGTCAA GTGTGTTCTCAACGTTTCACCCATCGTGAGACTTTGATTGCTCATTTGTCACGCCATCTTGGAATGAAACGTTACAGATGTTATGgttgtgataaacatttctcATGCATCAGTGCTTTGAAAACTCACAGAGAAATTCGTCCAGATACATGTGGCAAAGTGAAATTTAATCCTAGAGCTATAGGACCACGTGTACGAGTAGTTCGTGGTAATGTGATTTTTGAAGCTCAACCAGAAATAAATCCTTATTTGCGTTCGGAGGATCCTGCCAATGTTCTAGCCGATTTACAAAATCAACCGGAGAGTGTAAAATAA